A part of Prolixibacteraceae bacterium genomic DNA contains:
- the rimP gene encoding ribosome assembly cofactor RimP: MISKDTVYKLLEEKLVGDLFLVDLTISSSNVITVVVDSDTSVNVDTCIELSRQVEHNLDRESEDFELTVYSAGVGEPLQLPRQYNKNLGRDLDVVTSQGEKYIGVLKEADQDKFVIEVSKKERVEGKKKKVVVTTEHTFPYADIKTAKVVVSFK; encoded by the coding sequence ATGATTAGTAAAGATACCGTATATAAATTATTAGAGGAGAAACTAGTGGGAGATCTATTTTTAGTAGATCTAACTATTTCGTCTTCAAACGTTATCACCGTTGTGGTGGATAGCGATACAAGTGTAAATGTGGATACTTGCATCGAGCTAAGTCGACAAGTGGAACATAACCTTGACCGAGAGTCTGAAGATTTTGAATTGACAGTGTATTCGGCAGGTGTAGGAGAACCATTACAATTACCTCGTCAGTATAATAAGAATCTTGGACGTGATCTTGATGTTGTAACATCTCAAGGTGAAAAATATATCGGTGTCCTTAAAGAAGCTGACCAGGATAAATTTGTTATTGAAGTAAGTAAGAAAGAACGTGTAGAGGGAAAGAAAAAGAAAGTTGTCGTTACAACAGAGCATACTTTCCCATATGCGGATATAAAAACAGCGAAAGTTGTAGTTTCATTCAAGTAA
- the lpxD gene encoding UDP-3-O-(3-hydroxymyristoyl)glucosamine N-acyltransferase: protein MKFTAQDIAAIIGGTVDGDENAIIKNVSKIDDSKPETLAFLSNPSYTHHIYNTQASVVIVKNDFTPEKDLNCTLIRVEDPYQAIATLLNAYAEMQPQKVGVEEPSFISKSATIGEDIYIGAFAYIGENVCIGDNVKIYPNAYIGDNTTIGDNVIIYAGAKLYPHTQIGNECIIHAGAVLGSDGFGFAPTEDGSYKKIAQIGNVKLEDCVEIGANAAIDCATMGSTLIKKGVKIDNLVQIAHNVVIGENTVMASQTGIAGSTKVGKNCIFAGQVGIAGHLKIGDKTTLAAQAGIMSDVKEGQTLFGTPALDAKQAFRIEAVKRKLPELRKEINALSKKIKSLDL from the coding sequence ATGAAATTCACGGCCCAAGACATTGCAGCCATCATAGGAGGAACGGTAGATGGCGACGAAAATGCGATCATCAAAAATGTCTCTAAGATTGATGATAGTAAGCCTGAAACATTGGCCTTCCTTTCCAACCCAAGTTATACCCACCATATCTATAATACCCAAGCATCAGTTGTAATAGTTAAAAACGACTTCACTCCTGAAAAAGATCTTAATTGCACACTTATCCGTGTAGAAGATCCATATCAGGCCATTGCAACACTACTAAATGCTTATGCTGAGATGCAACCTCAAAAAGTTGGTGTCGAAGAGCCTAGTTTCATCTCTAAGAGTGCGACAATTGGTGAAGATATTTATATCGGCGCCTTTGCTTACATTGGAGAGAACGTATGTATTGGGGATAATGTAAAGATTTATCCTAATGCATATATTGGCGATAATACAACCATTGGTGATAATGTGATCATCTATGCTGGTGCAAAACTCTACCCACATACACAAATAGGGAATGAGTGTATTATCCATGCAGGTGCTGTACTTGGATCTGATGGATTTGGTTTCGCTCCAACAGAAGATGGATCTTACAAAAAGATAGCTCAAATTGGAAATGTAAAACTAGAAGATTGCGTTGAAATAGGAGCGAATGCGGCTATTGACTGTGCTACGATGGGATCAACCTTAATCAAAAAAGGGGTTAAGATCGACAACCTTGTACAGATTGCACACAATGTTGTAATTGGTGAAAACACAGTAATGGCCTCTCAAACTGGTATTGCAGGATCAACTAAGGTTGGAAAGAACTGTATATTTGCAGGACAAGTAGGTATTGCAGGTCACCTTAAGATTGGAGACAAAACGACTCTTGCAGCACAAGCTGGTATTATGTCAGATGTAAAAGAGGGACAAACACTTTTTGGAACTCCTGCCTTAGATGCAAAACAAGCATTCCGTATCGAAGCAGTAAAAAGAAAACTTCCAGAATTAAGAAAAGAGATTAATGCACTATCTAAAAAGATCAAGTCATTAGACCTTTAA
- a CDS encoding bifunctional UDP-3-O-[3-hydroxymyristoyl] N-acetylglucosamine deacetylase/3-hydroxyacyl-ACP dehydratase, with the protein MNDIQKTILEPVSISGKGLHTGANVTMTFLPASENHGFKFKRIDIEGQPILDADLSLVTDTSRGTVLQLGDIRISTIEHTMAALIASDLDNVLIELDGPEAPIMDGSSIKIMNALKKAGLKNQEAPREYFEIKEKITYTDTEKGIEIIALPDDDFRLNVLISFDSVVLGNQFASLDNITDFEKEIAPCRTFVFVRELEMLLQHNLVKGGDLDNAIVIMDKKMKQEDLNRIASLFNQDNIDADKIGILNNLDLHFNNEPARHKLLDVIGDLALVGKRIKGRIIATRPGHHANTEFGKLIMKEICKEEQKNKIPQYDPKAKPLFDIYDIKKMLPHRYPFLLIDKIIEKRDNYIVGVKNITFNEPFFQGHFPEEPVMPGVLLIEAMAQCGGIYVLSNHPDKKFGTYFMKMDNIKFRKKVIPGDTVIFKLELLGEVRRGVAHMKGYAYVGNSLVAEGEFMAQIVEIK; encoded by the coding sequence ATGAACGATATACAAAAGACCATTTTAGAACCGGTTTCCATTTCAGGCAAAGGGCTTCACACTGGAGCGAATGTTACAATGACATTCCTTCCTGCGTCAGAAAATCATGGATTCAAGTTCAAACGTATCGATATTGAAGGACAACCAATATTAGATGCTGACCTATCACTAGTAACAGACACCTCTAGAGGGACTGTTCTTCAATTAGGTGATATTCGTATTTCGACCATCGAACATACAATGGCTGCACTAATTGCCTCTGACCTTGACAATGTACTTATTGAATTAGATGGACCCGAAGCCCCAATCATGGACGGAAGTTCTATCAAAATCATGAATGCTCTAAAAAAGGCAGGGTTAAAGAACCAAGAAGCACCAAGAGAATATTTCGAAATAAAGGAGAAGATCACTTATACTGACACTGAAAAGGGTATAGAGATCATTGCACTTCCTGATGATGACTTCCGATTGAATGTATTAATCTCATTTGACTCTGTCGTACTGGGAAATCAATTTGCATCATTGGATAACATTACTGATTTCGAAAAAGAGATTGCACCTTGTCGTACCTTTGTTTTTGTTCGCGAACTTGAGATGCTTCTTCAACACAACCTTGTAAAAGGAGGAGATCTTGATAACGCTATCGTTATTATGGATAAAAAGATGAAGCAAGAAGATTTAAATCGCATTGCCTCTCTATTTAATCAAGATAATATCGATGCTGACAAGATTGGCATTCTTAATAACTTGGATCTACATTTCAACAATGAACCTGCAAGACATAAACTACTAGATGTTATTGGCGACCTTGCATTAGTTGGGAAAAGAATCAAAGGACGTATTATTGCAACTCGCCCAGGTCATCATGCCAACACCGAGTTTGGTAAATTGATCATGAAAGAGATCTGCAAAGAGGAGCAGAAGAATAAGATCCCACAATACGATCCTAAAGCAAAACCACTTTTTGACATCTATGATATCAAAAAGATGCTTCCGCATCGTTACCCTTTCCTTCTTATCGATAAAATTATTGAGAAGAGAGACAATTACATTGTTGGAGTAAAAAATATAACATTTAATGAACCATTCTTCCAAGGACATTTTCCTGAAGAACCAGTAATGCCTGGAGTACTTCTTATTGAAGCAATGGCACAATGTGGAGGAATCTATGTCTTATCTAATCATCCAGATAAGAAATTTGGAACTTATTTCATGAAAATGGACAACATCAAGTTCCGAAAAAAAGTAATCCCTGGTGATACTGTTATTTTCAAACTTGAACTATTAGGTGAAGTTAGAAGAGGCGTTGCCCATATGAAAGGCTATGCTTACGTCGGTAACTCCCTTGTAGCAGAGGGTGAGTTCATGGCTCAAATTGTTGAAATTAAATAA
- the lpxA gene encoding acyl-ACP--UDP-N-acetylglucosamine O-acyltransferase, which produces MKESLAYIHPEAKIGQNVTIEPFATIYNDVVIGDGTYISSNVTILPGTRIGKNCKIHSGAVIGGDPQDLKYKGEYTTVEIGDNNTIREFVTINKGTSAAMKTVVGNNCLIMAYSHIAHDCVVGNAVILANSTQLAGEVRVHDWAILGGGTLVHQFCRIGEHVMVSGGSRVGKDIPPFVKAGREPLSFVGVNSIGLRRRQYSNDKIREIQDVYRFLYQKGYNNKQALEIIATEIPQSEERDMIMEFVKESHRGVIKGYYSEK; this is translated from the coding sequence ATGAAAGAATCGTTAGCATACATTCATCCTGAGGCAAAAATAGGTCAGAATGTAACCATCGAACCTTTTGCAACCATCTACAATGACGTAGTTATTGGAGACGGAACATATATCAGTTCGAATGTGACTATTCTTCCTGGTACACGTATCGGAAAGAATTGTAAAATCCATTCAGGAGCTGTGATTGGTGGAGACCCTCAAGATTTAAAATATAAAGGAGAGTACACAACTGTTGAAATTGGTGATAACAATACAATACGTGAATTTGTTACCATCAATAAAGGAACATCAGCTGCAATGAAAACAGTAGTTGGAAACAACTGCCTTATCATGGCATACTCTCATATCGCACATGATTGTGTGGTTGGAAACGCTGTAATCCTAGCCAATAGCACTCAGCTTGCTGGAGAAGTACGTGTACATGATTGGGCTATCCTTGGTGGTGGAACATTGGTTCACCAATTCTGCCGCATCGGTGAACATGTGATGGTAAGTGGTGGTTCACGTGTTGGGAAAGATATTCCTCCATTTGTAAAAGCAGGAAGAGAACCTCTCTCTTTTGTTGGTGTCAACTCAATTGGTCTTCGTCGAAGACAATACTCTAATGATAAGATTCGTGAGATACAAGATGTCTATCGTTTTCTTTATCAAAAAGGCTACAACAACAAACAAGCACTTGAAATTATCGCGACTGAGATCCCTCAATCAGAAGAACGTGATATGATCATGGAGTTCGTGAAGGAGTCACACAGAGGCGTAATCAAAGGATACTATTCTGAGAAATAA
- the aspS gene encoding aspartate--tRNA ligase has product MYRTHTCGELRLANVDQEVTLSGWVQRVRDLGAMSFVDLRDRYGITQLVVDENSDASIRDAVNQLGREFVIQATGVVRERSSKNEKIPTGAVEIALTSVAILNKAELPPFTIEDDTDGGDEIRMKYRYLDLRRNPVRENLVLRSKMAHAVRSFLNDKEFIETETPVLIKSTPEGARDFIVPSRMNEGQFYALPQSPQVFKQLLMVSGFDRYYQIVKCFRDEDLRADRQPEFTQIDCEMSFVEQEDILNLFEGMTRHLFKELKGIDPGEFARMPYSTAMAKYGSDKPDIRFEMLIEEITSTVQGQNFKVFDESEYVGAIVVKGAATFTRKKLDKLTDYVKRPQIGAKGMVYVKCNEDGALKSSVDKFYDATQLARWAEATKADSGDLILVLSGDKAHTLNALGELRLEVARQEGLMNKEEFKPMWVVDFPLLEWDDDSKRFHAMHHPFTSPKKEDFDLIESDPGAVRANAYDLVINGVEIGGGSVRIFDKALQAKMFDLLGFTPEEAQAQFGFLMDAFKYGAPPHAGIAFGFDRLVSMFAGLDTIRDVIAFPKNNSGRDVMIDSPSPVAKEQLDELCLSSIAKEDKE; this is encoded by the coding sequence ATGTATAGAACACATACTTGTGGCGAGTTACGACTTGCCAATGTAGACCAAGAAGTGACCTTGAGTGGTTGGGTGCAACGTGTACGTGATTTAGGAGCAATGAGTTTCGTAGATTTACGTGATCGCTATGGGATAACACAGCTGGTGGTTGATGAAAATAGTGATGCTTCTATTCGTGATGCTGTTAACCAACTTGGTAGAGAGTTTGTGATTCAGGCAACAGGAGTAGTAAGAGAGCGTTCAAGTAAAAATGAAAAGATTCCTACAGGAGCAGTAGAGATTGCTCTTACTTCAGTAGCAATCCTAAATAAAGCTGAACTTCCTCCATTTACTATTGAAGATGATACGGATGGTGGCGATGAAATTCGTATGAAGTATCGTTACTTGGATCTACGTCGTAATCCGGTAAGAGAAAATTTAGTACTTCGTTCGAAGATGGCTCATGCGGTTCGTTCTTTCCTTAACGATAAAGAATTTATCGAGACAGAAACTCCTGTATTGATAAAATCTACACCTGAAGGAGCGCGTGACTTTATTGTACCTTCTCGTATGAATGAAGGTCAGTTTTATGCTCTTCCACAAAGTCCACAGGTGTTTAAACAGCTGTTGATGGTTTCTGGTTTTGATCGTTACTATCAGATAGTAAAATGCTTCCGTGATGAAGATTTACGTGCTGATCGTCAACCAGAATTTACACAGATTGATTGTGAGATGTCGTTTGTGGAGCAAGAGGATATCTTGAATTTATTTGAGGGAATGACACGTCATCTTTTCAAAGAGCTTAAAGGGATTGATCCAGGAGAATTTGCACGTATGCCTTATTCTACTGCAATGGCTAAGTATGGTTCGGATAAGCCAGATATACGTTTTGAGATGTTGATCGAAGAGATTACTTCTACGGTCCAAGGTCAAAACTTTAAGGTATTTGATGAGTCAGAGTATGTTGGAGCAATCGTAGTTAAAGGAGCTGCGACATTCACTCGTAAGAAACTTGATAAGTTGACTGATTATGTGAAACGTCCACAGATTGGTGCTAAAGGTATGGTATACGTGAAGTGCAATGAAGATGGTGCCTTAAAGTCATCTGTTGATAAATTTTACGATGCAACACAGTTAGCACGTTGGGCTGAGGCAACGAAAGCCGATTCGGGTGATTTAATATTGGTGTTGTCAGGAGACAAGGCACACACGTTAAATGCATTAGGTGAACTTCGCTTAGAAGTGGCTCGTCAAGAAGGTTTGATGAACAAAGAGGAGTTTAAGCCGATGTGGGTAGTTGATTTTCCTCTACTAGAGTGGGATGACGATTCGAAACGTTTTCATGCTATGCACCATCCATTTACTTCACCTAAGAAAGAAGATTTCGATTTGATTGAAAGTGATCCTGGTGCCGTTCGTGCTAATGCATATGACCTTGTGATTAACGGTGTTGAGATCGGAGGAGGATCAGTTCGTATTTTTGATAAAGCGCTTCAAGCTAAAATGTTTGATCTACTAGGATTCACTCCTGAAGAGGCTCAAGCTCAGTTTGGTTTCTTGATGGATGCATTTAAATATGGTGCTCCACCACATGCTGGTATTGCTTTTGGCTTTGACCGTTTGGTTTCAATGTTCGCAGGGTTGGATACAATCCGTGATGTAATTGCTTTCCCTAAGAATAATTCGGGACGTGATGTGATGATCGATTCACCATCTCCAGTAGCAAAAGAGCAGTTGGATGAATTGTGTTTATCATCTATTGCAAAAGAAGATAAAGAATAA